The following proteins are encoded in a genomic region of Methanoculleus oceani:
- a CDS encoding formylmethanofuran dehydrogenase subunit E family protein → MGLRRVAEAATRVLERDLSAPQVSVALGADPCIADALIGITGARPGNRRLRCRGETRYVFAGPGVEAVFCLRAVPESVDAILAAGEASLFDCTVRSRPRSIEK, encoded by the coding sequence ATGGGACTGCGTCGGGTCGCGGAGGCGGCGACGCGCGTCCTCGAGCGCGACCTCTCGGCGCCGCAGGTATCGGTCGCGCTCGGCGCCGATCCCTGCATCGCCGACGCGCTCATCGGGATCACCGGCGCGCGCCCGGGAAATCGCCGGCTGCGATGCCGGGGAGAGACCCGCTACGTCTTTGCCGGCCCGGGAGTGGAGGCGGTCTTCTGCCTCAGGGCTGTCCCGGAGAGCGTCGACGCGATCCTTGCGGCCGGCGAGGCGTCGCTCTTTGACTGCACGGTTCGCTCCCGGCCACGATCGATAGAGAAATAA
- a CDS encoding FmdE family protein codes for MQPRLNHTWDDIEARLKSKGSTPELIDYFRRCIDFHTFAAPGLLVGVFMVDYALELLNPPEGEKIYAVCETTKCLPDPLQVIAHCTTGNHRLRVIPIGKFAITMNGPAEAPYVNGIRVFVDGEKIGRYPTFALWYTKDPLFDPRTRGIALIDEVIDAGRDILSYERVRVKVPQKWPWKSAICSICGEMVPDNMLVSGACADCRSQSYYEKVAY; via the coding sequence GTGCAACCGAGACTGAATCATACCTGGGATGACATCGAGGCCCGGCTCAAGTCCAAAGGCTCCACTCCGGAACTGATCGACTACTTCCGGAGATGTATCGACTTTCATACCTTCGCGGCCCCCGGGCTTCTGGTCGGGGTCTTCATGGTGGACTATGCCTTAGAACTCCTGAACCCTCCCGAGGGCGAGAAGATCTACGCCGTCTGCGAGACCACGAAGTGCCTGCCCGACCCCCTGCAGGTTATCGCTCACTGCACGACCGGCAACCACCGTCTCCGGGTGATCCCGATCGGGAAGTTCGCCATCACCATGAACGGACCGGCCGAAGCCCCGTACGTGAACGGGATCCGGGTCTTCGTCGACGGCGAGAAGATCGGACGGTACCCGACGTTCGCTCTCTGGTACACCAAAGACCCGCTCTTCGACCCGAGAACCCGGGGTATCGCGCTGATTGACGAGGTCATCGATGCAGGGCGCGATATACTCTCGTACGAGAGAGTGCGGGTGAAGGTGCCGCAGAAATGGCCCTGGAAGTCCGCAATCTGTTCCATCTGCGGCGAGATGGTTCCCGACAACATGCTCGTCAGCGGGGCCTGTGCGGACTGCCGGTCACAGTCTTACTACGAGAAGGTAGCGTACTGA
- the gpmA gene encoding 2,3-diphosphoglycerate-dependent phosphoglycerate mutase, whose translation MVALILLRHGESLWNRENRFTGWTDVDLSPRGIEEAHRAAQLLSDGGFTFRVAYTSVLKRAIRTLWIVMDDLDLMYVPVHRSWRLNEKSYGALQGLNKQETAAKYGAEQVHLWRRAYDVRPPPLSRDDPGHPRFDPRYADLDPESLPATESLHDTLERVLPYWESHITADLRQGKPVLVSAHGNSLRALVKHLDGVPDDEIAGLNIPTGYPLVYELDGDLKAVKHYYLGDPEEVAAAARGVARQAGVK comes from the coding sequence ATGGTAGCGTTGATCCTTTTGCGGCACGGGGAGAGCCTCTGGAACAGGGAGAACCGGTTCACGGGCTGGACCGATGTGGATCTCTCGCCCCGCGGCATAGAAGAGGCCCACCGGGCGGCCCAACTCCTCAGCGACGGCGGGTTTACGTTCCGCGTCGCCTACACCTCCGTCCTGAAGCGGGCCATCCGGACGCTCTGGATCGTCATGGACGACCTCGACCTCATGTACGTCCCGGTGCACAGGTCGTGGCGGCTGAACGAGAAGAGTTACGGCGCCCTGCAGGGCCTGAACAAACAGGAGACCGCCGCGAAATACGGCGCGGAGCAGGTGCACCTCTGGCGCCGGGCATATGACGTGCGGCCGCCGCCGCTCTCGCGGGACGATCCGGGACACCCGCGGTTCGACCCCCGCTACGCGGACCTGGACCCGGAGAGCCTACCCGCGACCGAATCCCTGCACGACACGCTCGAGCGGGTGCTCCCCTACTGGGAGAGTCACATCACAGCAGATCTCCGCCAGGGCAAACCCGTCCTGGTATCCGCCCACGGAAACAGTCTCCGGGCCCTGGTCAAACACCTGGACGGGGTCCCGGACGACGAGATCGCGGGCTTGAACATCCCCACCGGCTACCCGCTCGTCTACGAACTGGACGGGGATCTGAAGGCCGTGAAGCACTATTACCTCGGTGACCCGGAGGAAGTCGCAGCGGCCGCCCGGGGCGTGGCCCGGCAGGCAGGGGTGAAGTAG
- a CDS encoding diacylglycerol/polyprenol kinase family protein: MGETFRQTVHLLMGVLGAAVILRLDDRWAFIFVSAALVLQFLVCDAFTRGYDVPVLSRVMDESERTGKVPLKGGIAYAAGALFCLAVFGREYTAVGLVTVGVLDSVATVVGLRFGRHTLVGSKSLEGTVAGAVAAALALSFLIPWWAAAVVAGVAGVIEACFPLDDNVAVQVGACVTLALMAVGTGFF; encoded by the coding sequence ATGGGCGAGACGTTCCGCCAGACGGTCCACCTGCTCATGGGTGTCCTCGGGGCGGCGGTGATCCTCCGCCTGGACGACCGTTGGGCGTTCATCTTCGTGAGCGCCGCGCTCGTCCTCCAGTTCCTCGTCTGCGACGCCTTCACCCGCGGCTACGACGTCCCGGTCCTCTCGCGGGTGATGGACGAGTCGGAGCGCACCGGGAAGGTGCCGCTCAAGGGCGGGATCGCCTACGCCGCCGGGGCGCTCTTCTGCCTCGCGGTCTTCGGCCGCGAGTATACCGCGGTCGGCCTCGTCACGGTCGGGGTGCTCGACAGCGTCGCGACCGTTGTCGGGCTGCGCTTTGGGCGGCACACCCTCGTCGGCAGCAAATCGCTCGAGGGGACGGTTGCCGGGGCGGTGGCGGCCGCGCTTGCCCTCTCCTTTCTGATCCCCTGGTGGGCGGCCGCGGTTGTGGCGGGGGTCGCCGGCGTCATCGAGGCCTGCTTCCCGCTCGACGACAACGTGGCGGTTCAGGTGGGGGCGTGCGTGACGCTGGCGCTTATGGCGGTCGGGACGGGGTTCTTCTGA
- a CDS encoding TIGR04255 family protein — MAEIRKYVNPPAAEVICEFRFPEDIPWDLTYPGILYGHLKDAYPKRDQRYVREVVMLLGPEGLREELLVGERSVFLAEDEGCAVQVGPRLLSVSCQKPYVHWEAFSERIHGAFDRFREVISADAIGTMNLRYVNLIEIPEAEVTLSDYFAFYPTLPPELPRVPAGFITGCEFAFHDNRDNCRVELTDAVPESTENNAFLLNIDYFLSEEKSIPIDGVADWLEIAHTHVRDIFEACIKDTLRDLFTIREETTVAAR; from the coding sequence ATGGCAGAGATACGAAAGTATGTCAACCCCCCCGCCGCCGAAGTGATATGCGAGTTCCGGTTTCCCGAGGACATCCCCTGGGACCTGACCTACCCCGGCATCCTGTACGGTCACCTGAAGGATGCCTACCCGAAGAGAGACCAGCGCTACGTGCGCGAGGTGGTCATGCTCCTCGGCCCGGAGGGGCTCCGCGAGGAGCTCCTGGTCGGCGAACGGTCGGTCTTCCTCGCCGAGGACGAGGGCTGTGCGGTCCAGGTCGGGCCCCGCCTCCTCTCGGTGAGCTGCCAGAAGCCGTACGTCCACTGGGAGGCCTTCTCGGAGCGGATCCACGGTGCGTTCGACCGGTTCCGGGAGGTCATCAGCGCCGATGCCATCGGCACCATGAACCTCCGCTACGTCAACCTCATCGAGATCCCCGAAGCTGAAGTGACGCTCTCGGACTACTTTGCTTTCTACCCCACCCTCCCGCCGGAACTCCCGCGGGTGCCGGCGGGGTTCATCACCGGGTGCGAGTTCGCGTTCCACGACAACCGCGACAACTGCCGGGTGGAACTTACCGACGCCGTGCCGGAGTCGACGGAGAACAACGCGTTCCTCTTGAACATCGACTACTTCCTGTCGGAGGAGAAGAGCATCCCGATCGATGGGGTGGCCGACTGGCTGGAGATCGCCCACACCCACGTGCGGGATATCTTCGAGGCCTGCATCAAGGACACTCTCCGCGACCTCTTCACCATCCGGGAGGAGACGACGGTGGCGGCACGGTGA
- the malQ gene encoding 4-alpha-glucanotransferase → MIQTRGSGILLHITSLPSVYGIGDFGPSAYRFVEALERARQHYWQILPLNPTQTGYANSPYSSPSAFAMNTLLISPEMLVREGVLRKDDLEPAPDFPEERVAYEAAVWYRERLFSLAYERFRHSGPERGYETFCDASGWWLDDHALFVALKDRFHGQEWREWPEEVRTRQPEALDEMRRSLADKVLKEQYLQYLAARQWSALRRYCTGRGIQVIGDIPIYVAYDSVDVWANPGIFKLDEDLRPTVVAGVPPDMFSKTGQLWGNPVYDWPVLRERGYDWWTSRIARSGELYDLFRIDHFRAFADYYEVPAGDATAEHGTWVDGPGAEFFEALSRRFPCFAIVAEDLGANTPAVQGLLDRFGFPGMKILLFAFGEGIARTPHIPHNYDPNLLCYTGTHDNNTARGWFEEEASEEDKERFFAYVGREVAAGEVHRELVLLAMRSVARACIIPMQDLLGLGAAARMNYPSTTDGNWEWRMTPGELAGAPFDWLARLTELSGRG, encoded by the coding sequence ATGATCCAGACACGGGGAAGCGGCATACTCCTGCATATCACGTCCCTGCCGTCGGTGTACGGCATCGGGGACTTCGGCCCGTCGGCGTACCGGTTCGTCGAGGCGCTTGAGCGGGCCCGGCAGCACTACTGGCAGATCCTGCCGCTCAACCCGACACAGACCGGGTACGCAAACTCTCCTTATTCCAGCCCGTCGGCGTTTGCCATGAACACGCTCCTTATCAGCCCGGAGATGCTCGTCCGGGAGGGGGTCCTCAGGAAGGACGACCTGGAGCCGGCGCCCGACTTTCCGGAGGAGCGGGTGGCGTACGAGGCGGCCGTCTGGTACCGGGAACGGCTCTTTTCGCTTGCTTACGAGCGATTTCGTCACTCCGGGCCGGAGCGCGGGTATGAAACCTTCTGCGACGCGAGCGGGTGGTGGCTGGACGACCACGCGCTCTTCGTCGCGCTCAAAGACCGCTTCCACGGGCAGGAGTGGAGAGAGTGGCCGGAGGAGGTCCGGACCCGGCAGCCGGAGGCTCTCGACGAGATGCGCCGGAGCCTCGCCGATAAGGTCCTGAAGGAGCAGTACCTCCAGTACCTTGCCGCCCGGCAGTGGTCGGCCCTCCGCCGCTACTGCACCGGGCGGGGCATCCAGGTCATCGGCGACATCCCGATCTACGTCGCATACGACAGCGTCGACGTCTGGGCAAACCCCGGGATCTTCAAACTGGACGAAGACCTCCGCCCCACCGTGGTGGCGGGGGTGCCTCCCGATATGTTCAGCAAAACCGGGCAGCTCTGGGGGAACCCGGTCTACGACTGGCCCGTGCTCCGGGAACGGGGTTACGACTGGTGGACGAGCCGGATCGCCCGGTCCGGCGAGCTCTACGACCTCTTCCGGATCGACCACTTCCGGGCGTTCGCCGACTACTACGAGGTCCCCGCGGGCGATGCGACGGCCGAGCACGGCACCTGGGTCGACGGGCCGGGAGCGGAGTTCTTCGAGGCGCTCTCCCGGCGGTTCCCCTGCTTCGCCATCGTCGCCGAGGACCTGGGGGCGAACACCCCGGCGGTCCAGGGGCTTCTCGACCGGTTCGGGTTCCCGGGGATGAAGATCCTGCTCTTCGCGTTCGGGGAGGGGATCGCAAGAACCCCCCATATCCCCCACAACTACGACCCTAACCTCCTCTGCTACACGGGAACGCACGACAACAACACGGCGAGGGGGTGGTTTGAGGAGGAGGCGTCGGAGGAGGATAAGGAGAGGTTCTTCGCCTACGTCGGGCGGGAGGTGGCGGCGGGCGAGGTCCACCGGGAACTCGTCCTTCTCGCGATGAGATCGGTTGCCCGGGCATGCATCATCCCCATGCAGGATCTCCTCGGCCTCGGCGCCGCGGCGCGGATGAACTATCCCTCGACCACCGACGGGAACTGGGAGTGGCGGATGACGCCGGGGGAGCTTGCCGGTGCCCCGTTCGACTGGCTCGCGAGGCTCACGGAACTCTCCGGGCGGGGATGA
- a CDS encoding META domain-containing protein produces MGRDGHNTLAKAAFLIIVAACLVSVGYSGGTGMPPDDAGRVAEPLAGTAWNLIAFRADNGSVIASQNGAEPLIIFGESGTLTGSAGCNLYSATYRINGSAISVEPVVATAAYPASEQGLSQQESRYRELLVAAASYRVEGDELVISGPSGKELLVFLRAEQPESVPLLATTWQLTRYTTGGGSAVASPIPGTNVTLAFDPDGTLSGSAGCNAYSAPYRVNETGIAVERVIATKASCSEPAGIMEQEGAYLDLLRSAAGYRIVGGTLAVIDGNGRAILFYKAEP; encoded by the coding sequence ATGGGGAGAGACGGGCACAACACACTCGCGAAGGCCGCGTTCCTGATCATCGTGGCGGCATGCCTCGTCTCGGTCGGCTACTCCGGCGGGACGGGTATGCCCCCCGACGATGCCGGCCGGGTTGCCGAACCGCTTGCGGGGACGGCGTGGAACCTGATCGCGTTCCGTGCCGATAACGGCTCCGTCATCGCGTCCCAGAACGGGGCGGAGCCGCTCATCATCTTCGGCGAGAGCGGCACGCTCACGGGGTCTGCCGGGTGCAACCTCTACTCCGCCACCTACCGGATCAACGGTTCCGCCATCTCGGTGGAGCCGGTCGTCGCCACCGCGGCATACCCCGCATCGGAACAGGGGCTCTCGCAGCAGGAGAGCAGGTACCGGGAACTCCTCGTTGCGGCTGCCTCATACCGGGTCGAGGGCGACGAACTGGTGATCTCCGGACCGTCAGGTAAAGAACTGCTCGTCTTTCTGCGGGCGGAGCAGCCCGAGAGCGTGCCGCTACTCGCGACGACATGGCAACTGACCCGCTACACCACCGGCGGCGGCAGCGCCGTCGCATCCCCGATCCCGGGCACGAACGTCACCCTGGCGTTCGATCCCGACGGCACGCTCTCCGGATCCGCCGGGTGCAACGCCTACTCGGCCCCCTACCGGGTCAACGAGACGGGGATCGCCGTGGAGCGGGTCATCGCGACGAAGGCCTCCTGCTCCGAACCGGCAGGGATCATGGAGCAGGAGGGTGCCTACCTGGACCTGCTCCGGTCGGCGGCGGGCTACCGGATCGTCGGGGGTACGCTCGCGGTCATCGACGGCAACGGCAGGGCGATCCTCTTCTATAAGGCGGAGCCGTAA
- a CDS encoding nuclear transport factor 2 family protein, which translates to MRVSEQTRDQIMAVLRRMAEAMAGKDVDGIMALTDPDFRGFWTGADEKVIGKEAYRRHLERDFARAETIALEFSDVRIGAEGTVAWVMADMACRVVADGAPQTLNGRLTAVLRGTGHAWVFAQMHSSLPAA; encoded by the coding sequence ATGCGAGTCAGCGAACAGACACGGGACCAGATCATGGCGGTGCTCCGGCGGATGGCGGAGGCTATGGCAGGGAAAGACGTCGACGGCATAATGGCGCTCACCGATCCCGATTTCCGGGGTTTTTGGACCGGCGCCGATGAGAAGGTGATCGGGAAGGAGGCATATCGCCGGCACCTTGAGCGCGACTTTGCGCGGGCGGAGACGATCGCGCTTGAGTTCTCCGACGTCCGTATCGGTGCCGAAGGGACGGTCGCCTGGGTCATGGCCGACATGGCCTGCCGCGTCGTCGCCGACGGTGCCCCGCAGACCCTGAACGGGCGGCTGACGGCGGTGCTCCGCGGGACGGGCCATGCATGGGTCTTTGCCCAGATGCACTCCTCCCTCCCGGCGGCGTAA
- a CDS encoding META domain-containing protein, with the protein MAPNRRRNRNYILAVASLLVIVVACIVAAGCTSTPGAAAGLAGTSWTLASLAGEDGSITPVLDDTAVTAAFSVDGRVGGSAGCNHYSAGYTAEGADLTIEPAVRTEMYCIDPPGVMDQEDRYLALLTEVASYRVEDDLLILADRDGADLLIFEQVVRTPNLPLVGTEWVLESYSTGGDAISSLVGGTTITAQFAADGTVTGNSGCNHYGGEYGLDGTKLSVSSLYSTLMYCTDPGVMEQEARYMSLLGNVSSYRVESNRLTLTDETGTDLLVFVQAREVPPAPLAGTSWTLESYSLNGETVSSVIVGTTITAEFSPDGNVTGSGGCNSYGAGYKVDGMSLSVSSLYSTKMNCNKPEGLMEQENRYFNLLTAATGYRIEGDRLDLLDEDGTGLLSYRAERGDRS; encoded by the coding sequence ATGGCACCGAACAGAAGAAGGAACAGGAACTACATCCTCGCGGTGGCATCGCTGCTCGTCATCGTCGTGGCGTGCATCGTCGCCGCAGGATGTACGTCGACGCCCGGTGCGGCTGCCGGGCTCGCCGGGACGTCCTGGACGCTCGCGAGCCTCGCCGGTGAGGACGGCAGTATAACGCCGGTTCTCGACGACACGGCCGTCACGGCCGCCTTCAGCGTTGACGGCAGGGTCGGCGGGTCGGCCGGGTGCAACCACTACAGCGCGGGCTACACCGCGGAGGGCGCGGACCTCACCATCGAACCGGCCGTAAGGACCGAGATGTACTGCATCGACCCGCCCGGCGTCATGGACCAGGAGGATCGCTACCTCGCACTGCTCACCGAGGTCGCCTCCTACCGGGTGGAAGACGACCTGTTGATCCTCGCCGACCGCGACGGTGCCGACCTGCTGATCTTCGAGCAGGTCGTCCGGACGCCCAACCTCCCGCTCGTCGGGACGGAGTGGGTGCTTGAGTCCTACAGCACCGGGGGAGACGCAATCTCTTCGCTCGTCGGCGGCACGACGATCACCGCGCAGTTCGCGGCCGACGGGACCGTCACCGGGAACTCCGGGTGCAACCACTACGGCGGGGAGTACGGCCTTGACGGAACGAAACTCTCGGTCTCCTCGCTCTACAGCACCCTGATGTACTGCACCGACCCGGGTGTCATGGAGCAGGAGGCGAGGTACATGAGTCTCCTTGGAAACGTCTCCTCCTACCGGGTGGAGAGCAACCGCCTGACCCTCACGGACGAGACGGGCACCGACCTGCTCGTCTTCGTGCAGGCACGGGAGGTGCCGCCGGCACCGCTCGCCGGGACCTCATGGACGCTTGAGTCCTACAGCCTGAACGGAGAGACGGTCTCCTCGGTGATCGTCGGAACAACGATCACGGCGGAGTTCTCACCGGACGGAAACGTCACCGGCAGTGGCGGGTGCAACAGTTACGGGGCCGGCTACAAGGTCGACGGCATGAGCCTCTCGGTCTCCTCGCTCTACAGCACGAAGATGAACTGCAACAAGCCCGAGGGCCTCATGGAACAGGAGAACAGGTACTTCAACCTTCTTACGGCGGCAACAGGCTACCGCATCGAAGGAGACCGGCTCGACCTTCTCGATGAGGACGGAACGGGCCTGCTCTCCTACCGGGCGGAGCGCGGGGATCGGTCCTGA
- a CDS encoding molybdopterin biosynthesis protein, whose protein sequence is MSRRYLNLTPLPEALAAMRQAFPPRDHVETVPLRQAVGRVTAEPLYAEYSVPTADIAKFDGYAVKSGDTLGAQDQRPLPLAGYARINTGEVLPVSFDAVVMIEDTWDEEGIPRIRKSAASGQHVRRAGEDIRAGELVLSKGHRIRPFDIGALATYGITGVRVRSVRVGIVPTGSDLVPLGVAPAPGQTIETNTLMAEAYLTRIGATCRRYEIVPDDPDMIREVVEKAVAENDLVILSAGSSAGTRDFARDVVGALGEIVFHGIAVRPGKPVLLANVGGKPVLGMPGYPVAAQTVLREVAGNLLAWWGLSPLPGEELAVRLSKRLASDLGFDEFVPVSVGRVDGTCWVTPHPRGGGIQMAVVRANGYLHIPAAREGIEAGEEVRVRLTVPSASIARTLVCVGERIPALNELGNRLSDAGYLLHCCNASTMGGVLAVRAKTCHAASVALPETEAAWNDRVLRYLPDVDLLRVQIARTELGIASAGDLDAGSLESLRFVNRPKGTAARVFFDAWLDRQGIDTGRLAGYEHEVRTPGAVAAAVGNGFADAGVCPARTAEEAGLRFTPLGYESCDLLIRQELAADDGVASLIRAARSPEFRAYPGSAGKGRNLA, encoded by the coding sequence ATGTCACGCCGTTACCTGAACCTCACCCCGCTCCCGGAAGCGCTCGCGGCGATGCGGCAGGCGTTTCCCCCCCGGGACCATGTCGAGACCGTGCCGCTGCGCCAGGCTGTCGGCAGGGTGACGGCCGAGCCCCTGTACGCGGAGTATTCCGTTCCTACGGCCGACATCGCGAAGTTCGATGGCTACGCGGTAAAGAGCGGGGATACCCTCGGGGCGCAGGACCAGCGGCCGCTGCCCCTTGCCGGGTATGCCCGCATCAATACCGGCGAGGTGCTCCCTGTGTCGTTTGATGCCGTCGTCATGATCGAGGATACCTGGGACGAAGAGGGCATACCCCGGATCCGGAAGTCCGCCGCATCCGGACAGCACGTCCGGCGTGCCGGCGAGGATATCCGGGCCGGCGAACTCGTCCTCTCGAAAGGCCACCGTATCCGGCCGTTCGATATCGGCGCGCTCGCGACCTACGGCATAACCGGGGTTCGGGTGCGGTCGGTCCGGGTCGGCATCGTCCCGACGGGGAGTGACCTCGTGCCGCTCGGCGTAGCGCCCGCGCCCGGCCAGACAATCGAGACCAACACCCTCATGGCGGAGGCCTACCTCACCCGGATAGGGGCGACCTGCCGCCGCTACGAAATCGTTCCCGACGACCCGGACATGATCCGGGAGGTGGTAGAGAAGGCGGTTGCTGAGAACGACCTCGTCATCCTCTCGGCAGGCTCGTCGGCCGGCACCCGGGACTTCGCCCGGGACGTCGTCGGCGCGCTCGGGGAGATCGTCTTCCACGGCATCGCGGTCCGGCCGGGAAAACCGGTGCTGCTCGCGAACGTCGGCGGCAAACCGGTCCTCGGAATGCCGGGATATCCGGTCGCCGCACAGACCGTTCTCCGCGAGGTTGCCGGGAACCTCCTCGCGTGGTGGGGGCTCTCGCCGCTCCCGGGCGAGGAGCTGGCCGTCCGGTTATCAAAGAGGCTGGCGTCCGATCTCGGGTTCGACGAGTTTGTCCCGGTCTCGGTCGGGCGCGTGGACGGCACCTGCTGGGTGACCCCCCATCCCCGGGGCGGTGGCATCCAGATGGCGGTGGTCCGGGCAAACGGCTACCTTCACATCCCTGCCGCTCGTGAGGGGATCGAGGCGGGCGAAGAGGTGCGCGTCCGGCTCACCGTCCCGTCGGCCTCGATCGCCCGCACGCTTGTCTGTGTCGGCGAGCGCATTCCCGCTCTCAACGAGCTTGGAAACCGCCTCTCGGATGCCGGCTACCTGCTCCATTGCTGCAACGCCTCGACGATGGGGGGGGTGCTGGCCGTCAGGGCGAAGACCTGCCACGCGGCTTCGGTCGCTCTCCCGGAGACTGAAGCGGCCTGGAACGACCGGGTGCTCCGGTACCTGCCGGACGTAGACCTCCTGCGGGTGCAGATTGCCCGGACGGAACTGGGGATCGCGTCGGCCGGCGATCTCGATGCAGGCAGCCTTGAGTCGCTCCGGTTCGTCAACCGCCCGAAAGGCACGGCGGCGCGGGTCTTCTTCGATGCGTGGCTGGACCGGCAGGGTATCGATACCGGCCGGCTTGCCGGATACGAGCACGAGGTGCGGACGCCCGGTGCCGTCGCCGCGGCCGTCGGCAACGGGTTTGCAGACGCAGGCGTCTGCCCGGCCCGCACGGCAGAGGAGGCAGGGCTCCGGTTCACCCCGCTCGGGTACGAGTCGTGCGATCTCCTGATCCGACAGGAACTTGCCGCGGACGACGGTGTCGCAAGCCTCATCCGGGCCGCCCGATCGCCGGAGTTCCGCGCGTATCCCGGTTCGGCAGGAAAGGGACGGAACCTCGCGTGA
- a CDS encoding methyltransferase domain-containing protein, whose protein sequence is MKLLFELSGEHPDLPVAELECVGTVLDRRTQVAVAECPEPEAAGRLALTHVVMEYLGECEATRAAFADLLRDLAIRTEKPFAGRVKTVQGSRMDAAHLDLERLIGTLIAGPVSLRDPIEEYRAVVSEDRCYFGRVILRIDRGAFEARNPMRRPFFHPGVMMPRMGRALVNISLVAPGEMVFDPFCGTGGILLEAREIGVRILGSDFDPAMVAGYRQNLPGSDVVIADATAVPVCDGALDAVVTDLPYGQSVRIRAESMDRLYDGSLAEIRRILRPGRRAVVVTHRDITAIAARHFTVLQEHEQRVHKSLTRRILVLG, encoded by the coding sequence ATGAAGCTGCTCTTCGAACTCTCCGGCGAGCACCCCGACCTCCCGGTCGCGGAGCTGGAGTGCGTGGGCACCGTCCTCGACCGGCGGACTCAGGTCGCGGTCGCCGAGTGCCCGGAACCGGAGGCCGCCGGGCGGCTTGCCCTGACGCACGTGGTGATGGAGTACCTCGGGGAGTGCGAGGCAACCAGGGCGGCGTTTGCGGATCTCCTCCGCGACCTTGCCATCCGGACAGAGAAGCCGTTTGCCGGCCGGGTGAAGACGGTCCAGGGGAGCCGGATGGATGCCGCGCACCTCGACCTGGAACGGCTGATCGGGACCCTGATCGCCGGCCCGGTCTCGCTCCGTGACCCAATCGAAGAGTACCGTGCCGTCGTCTCGGAGGACCGCTGCTACTTCGGCCGGGTCATCCTCCGGATCGACCGGGGGGCGTTCGAGGCGCGGAACCCCATGCGCCGGCCGTTCTTCCACCCCGGCGTGATGATGCCCCGGATGGGCCGGGCGCTCGTCAACATCTCCCTTGTTGCACCCGGGGAGATGGTCTTCGACCCCTTCTGCGGCACCGGCGGGATCCTCCTCGAGGCCCGTGAGATCGGGGTCCGGATCCTCGGGAGCGACTTCGACCCCGCGATGGTCGCCGGCTACCGGCAGAACCTCCCCGGGTCGGACGTGGTGATCGCCGACGCCACGGCGGTCCCGGTCTGCGACGGCGCTCTCGACGCGGTCGTGACCGATCTCCCCTACGGCCAATCGGTCCGGATCAGGGCGGAGAGCATGGACCGGCTCTACGACGGATCGCTCGCGGAGATCCGGCGCATCCTCCGGCCGGGGAGGCGCGCGGTCGTCGTCACGCACCGCGACATCACGGCAATCGCCGCCCGCCACTTCACCGTCCTGCAGGAACACGAGCAGCGGGTGCACAAGAGCCTGACCCGCCGGATCCTGGTGCTCGGGTGA